TTTGTCTGCGTTCCAGACTGAGCATTTCACCAGTAGGAAATTGTCGTGACGGCGTGACAAACAACATACGTGCTTCCCAGTCCTGGGGCACAACGCCCTGACCATCGAGATTAGCTTCAATCAACTTAGCACCCGCAGCCAATATGGCTTTAGAAATCCCGACATAACAAGGACTCTCTGTCACTACATAATCCCCAGGATCTGCAAGTAATTGAGTGAGTAGAGCTATAGCTTGCATGGAGCCTGCAGTTACTGCAATATGATCCGGATCAACTTGAATGCCCCGCATCCTCCGCAGATAGGCAGCAATGGCTTCTCTCAATTTTGGATCCCCGGTTGAACTAACCATAGCAGAGGTTGTTTTCAGGTGATGCTCACGCTGCCTTATCTCTGCATACAATCGATTATTCCATTCATCGTAAGGAAACTTGGAGAAATCAGGTTGATATTTGCTAAAGTCAATTACTTCGTCGCTATTCATTCTGGAATCATGTGTATGAGCATTGGCTGGTGTATTTCTTTGAATCGACTGCTGTTCAAACTGCTGAATACGATTCCCCCAGGCGGATAAGTGATGCGTACAAGCTTTCTCGGTGGACGCATTATTGTTCAAATCCAACTGGTAAGCAACAAAGGTTCCTCTTCCATGCTCTGAATGAATGTAACCTTGAGCAGTCAACGTATCATAGACCTGATTCACAGTTCCTCTGGAAATGTGATACGTCGCGGCTAACTCTCGAGTAGAGGGTAACTTCTCGCCATGTATAAGATTACCTTCATGAATTGCATCACGAATGGCATGATATAGAGCTTTCATCTTCGTATATTTTCGGTTCAGATATGAACTGTAAGCTACATGAAATTGCATAGGACCTCCAGAGTTATTATTGAAGTGGTACAATAAAAACCAAAAATATTGGATCTTTTTATATGACCATTCTCATTCTATACTAAATCATAGATTAGAGCGATGCCTTTATTGAAAACCACCCAAAAGTTAATTAGGAGGACTACAATCATGCAAACAGGTACAGATCGTGTAAAAAGAGGAATGGCTGAGATGCAAAAAGGTGGCGTCATCATGGACGTTATGAATGCAGAGCAAGCTAAAATCGCTGAGGCGGCAGGGGCAACAGCTGTTATGGCTCTTGAGCGGGTACCATCTGATATTCGTGCAGCTGGTGGTGTAGCTCGTATGGCAGATCCTACCATCGTTGAAGAGGTTATGAAGGTTGTATCTATCCCAGTTATGGCTAAAGCACGTATCGGTCATTACATAGAAGCCAAAGTGCTTGAATCCCTAGGTGTGGACTATCTCGATGAAAGTGAAGTTCTTACGCCTGCAGACGAAGTGTTCCATATCGATAAACATGAGTTTACTGTACCATTTGTATGTGGAGCCAAAGATTTGGGAGAAGCTCTTCGCCGTATTGGTGAGGGTGCATCGATGATTCGTACAAAAGGTGAGCCTGGAACGGGCAACATTGTTGAGGCAGTTCGTCATATGCGTCTAATTAACAGCCAGCTCCGCAAAGTGCAAAACATGTCCAAAGACGAGTTGTACGCTGAAGCAAAAAATCTGGGTGTAGCTTATGAATTACTGCGCGAAGTTCATGAAAACGGCAAACTTCCTGTCGTTAACTTTGCAGCAGGCGGTGTAGCTACTCCGGCTGACGCAGCATTAATGATGCACCTGGGAGCAGACGGTGTTTTTGTAGGATCAGGTATTTTCAAATCCGATAGCCCTGAGAAATTCGCTCGTGCAATCGTTGAAGCGACAACACATTACACGGATTACAAACTGATTGCCGAAGTATCCAAAAACTTGGGTGCCCCGATGAAAGGGATCGAAATTTCTAAATTGGCTCCAGAAGATCGCATGTCCAACCGCGGATGGTAAGAGTATATAGAACAACTGGAGAATAAATAGTATCAAGCAAAGCCGATCAATGGATACAAATTGATCGGCTTTTTTGGTTATTCATGACGAAAGCAAAAGAAAAAAACGGAGAGGAGAATGTCCTTTTTTCGTCAATTGAGAATGATTATAATTATCATTTACGAGATTCGACATTTGCTGTATACTGACAATAACTATTTTACATAATGCATAAATAGAAAATTAAGGATTCAAAAGGGAGAGAATTAAATGTCTACACGCTTTAAAAAAGGAATGTTATTTTGTTTTATTGCTGCACTTGTTGTTGTACTTGCAGCCTGCTCCAATAATAGTGATGGTAGCGATCAGGCAAACAATAACTCGCAGCAAGCAGCGAAAAATGTTGCAACAGATGAGAAGACATCGGATGCAGAGACTTCAGCACCTGCTGAAACAACTTACCCGGTAACCGTTTCAAATTATACAACAGAGAACGGCACATGGGTGGCTAAAGAACAAACCTTCGATAAAGCACCTGAACGAGTTGTTGCCAATACCCAAGGTGCAGCCGAGCTGATGATTCGCCTTGGTTTGACAGACAAACTTGTAGGTGTGGCTGCGTTGTTTGGTAGTGTACCTGACGATATTGCTGATGAGTTTAAAAAAATTCCTGTGCTTGCTGAAGGCTATGTAGGTAAGGAAGTGACGATAGGCGCTACGCCTGATCTGGTTGTAGGGCGTGGTGGATTGTTTGAGGATGCGGATTGGGGTGTTGGTACAGTAAGCAGCTTGAATGATATGGGGATTAAAACGTATGTACAAAGCACCAGTGTTCCTGATGCATCGTTAGATAGTCTGTATCAGGATATTACTGAATTAGGTGAGATATTCAACGTACAAGCCAATGCAGCGGCATATATTGAGACGCTTAAAGCACGCGAAAATGCCTTGTCGGCCCGAGCTAGCGCTGAGACGATCAACTATGCATCATTTTCGGATAATGGTGATGGAACCATTGGCATTTACAACGGAAATGGTGATACGTTTATTGAAAGTGCAATGTCATTAATCAATATGCATAATATGCTGATTAATGAAACTGGCACACTCAGCCTGGAGAAGTTAATCGAGATTAATCCGGATGCAATGATTATTTCGAGGTATGCAGGTGGCATTGATCCTGAGCAGACGATTGAAAAGCTGCTTGCCAACAAACAGGTACAAAACATTAACGCAGTTAAAAACAAAAAAATCTACATTATTGATTTCAACAACTTCTGGGGTTACGGGGATTCCATCTTCACAGGTGTTGAAGGACTCGCTGATGATCTCGGGTTGTAAATGAGTACCATTAAAAGTCGTTATTTTAGCGGCTTTTTTTTGTTATCAGGGACCAAATTCTTGTTTCAAGCTGTTCCCGGTCAGCCTGAATGATAGCGAGAATGGAGTGAACACTCTATTTTAATACGGCTTGACTTGTGAATTTATTATCGTTATAGTGTGAATCAGTTCACACTTCATATTAAGGAGTAATCTATGCCAAAAAATACTTTCTTTCGTTTAGATGAAACAAGGCGCGAGGAAATATCGAATAGCGCTATGCAGCTTTTTGTTGATAATCTTTACGAGGATATAACTATGAAGATGGTTTTGGATAGTTTGTCCATGCACCCCGGAACATTTTATCGGTATTTTGAAGACAAAGATGACCTTTATTGTCACTTAATACGTAATGTGACCCAGAAAAGAGCTGCATATTTTAGTAACAGTGATGAAGATTCCCTTTACAGCTATTTCCTTACTGGCTTATTTGGTAACGTTAATGGCATGGTGACCGAGCCACTGAATGAGTTGGAAATTAAACTGACTAAAACATTTTCATATATTCCCGAGGACATTTTGCTGAAAGTATATGTGAATGTGTTAAAGGGCGAGTCATTCCCCATGATCAAGGACATTTTACGCCGAATGAGGGTTGATGGATATCTTCGACCGGATGTTGACGACGACCTGATTTCTTTTATGTTTGAGTCAATGCAGCTTAATTTAATCTTGTTTTTTAGAGAATTCGATATTAAGGACTCTGAGCTGCAACATAAGATCAGCAAGTACTTTGCTGAATTTATGGGTCATGGGCTGCTTGAAGATCATAAATATTCTGAAATGGTTAGCGATCTTAAGGGGGAAAGAAAATGAAAACCTATGACGCATTTCCAGAACCAATTGGGGGCTATACTGTCGGTCGAACCCAGATGGATTTGGAGTACACGGCATCAGATTACTCCAAAAGAGAACCGACCGCTTTTGTGTACTATCCGTCCGAGAGTAGCGAAGGTAAGACTACATCAACGTACATGTTTCCTGAAGTCTACGAGATGTTTAATGAGCAGCCACTTGTCACTGCGTTGAAGGATGTTTTCTCTATAGATATCAAGACCCAGTGTTACGACGACCTTGCTCTCTCCGGGAAGGAAAAGCGCTATCCGGTGTTATTCTATGTGTGCGGTGGAGGCGGTTCTCCAGAATGGGGTACAGTGCTCTGTACAGACTTGGCAAGCATGGGGTATGTTGTGGTAAGCATCGGCCATCAGAATAGCACGATGTATAAACGTAAAGATGGGCGCCTGTTTAATGTATCCAAGGATTTTTCGGATGTCCTTACAGCGTTTGGTGAAGATCCGGAGATGCTGGCGTTGGCTGGTAAGATGGAGATGCGGCCTGACGATGGAACTGCCATTGAGATGTGCCGTAACGTGCTTGCACTACCGATACTTTCCAAGATAACAGAGTATAGTGAATCACAGGCAGAAGATGTAAGGTATGTAGCCGATTATCTTTACAAACTAGACTCTGGAGAGCTGAATTCCATCTTTAAGGGTAGATTGCTACTTGACATCGGCATGGGTATAGTCGGACATTCTTATGGAGGGCCTACGACGGCGATGGTTTGCCGGGATGACGAGCGGTTCGCCTGCGGGATTGGATTGGATAGCGGTGCGTTTGGCCTTCTTGACAGCGATCTTAAGAAACCTTTCTTGCTCCTGTTTTGTGAACCTAACTATAATATGAATGCGATTATTG
This Paenibacillus xylanexedens DNA region includes the following protein-coding sequences:
- a CDS encoding PLP-dependent aminotransferase family protein translates to MQFHVAYSSYLNRKYTKMKALYHAIRDAIHEGNLIHGEKLPSTRELAATYHISRGTVNQVYDTLTAQGYIHSEHGRGTFVAYQLDLNNNASTEKACTHHLSAWGNRIQQFEQQSIQRNTPANAHTHDSRMNSDEVIDFSKYQPDFSKFPYDEWNNRLYAEIRQREHHLKTTSAMVSSTGDPKLREAIAAYLRRMRGIQVDPDHIAVTAGSMQAIALLTQLLADPGDYVVTESPCYVGISKAILAAGAKLIEANLDGQGVVPQDWEARMLFVTPSRQFPTGEMLSLERRQTLLDWAQRNDAMIVEDDYDSEFRYRGMHVEPLKTLDKAGRVIYLGSFTKTLPLEVRLGYVVLPPTLADTFRKAQALYEPRPVNLIEQRALAAFMTSGQYERHLRRMNRLYSRKFHLLLKLLNKQLSIWFDWVENEAGLHVFGWWRGNVTTYEAFRESARSQGVVYSEVSSSTSVGTKYGIYLSFAHLSDEQLQEGVSRLKNAVTTAL
- the pdxS gene encoding pyridoxal 5'-phosphate synthase lyase subunit PdxS yields the protein MMQTGTDRVKRGMAEMQKGGVIMDVMNAEQAKIAEAAGATAVMALERVPSDIRAAGGVARMADPTIVEEVMKVVSIPVMAKARIGHYIEAKVLESLGVDYLDESEVLTPADEVFHIDKHEFTVPFVCGAKDLGEALRRIGEGASMIRTKGEPGTGNIVEAVRHMRLINSQLRKVQNMSKDELYAEAKNLGVAYELLREVHENGKLPVVNFAAGGVATPADAALMMHLGADGVFVGSGIFKSDSPEKFARAIVEATTHYTDYKLIAEVSKNLGAPMKGIEISKLAPEDRMSNRGW
- a CDS encoding ABC transporter substrate-binding protein codes for the protein MSTRFKKGMLFCFIAALVVVLAACSNNSDGSDQANNNSQQAAKNVATDEKTSDAETSAPAETTYPVTVSNYTTENGTWVAKEQTFDKAPERVVANTQGAAELMIRLGLTDKLVGVAALFGSVPDDIADEFKKIPVLAEGYVGKEVTIGATPDLVVGRGGLFEDADWGVGTVSSLNDMGIKTYVQSTSVPDASLDSLYQDITELGEIFNVQANAAAYIETLKARENALSARASAETINYASFSDNGDGTIGIYNGNGDTFIESAMSLINMHNMLINETGTLSLEKLIEINPDAMIISRYAGGIDPEQTIEKLLANKQVQNINAVKNKKIYIIDFNNFWGYGDSIFTGVEGLADDLGL
- a CDS encoding TetR/AcrR family transcriptional regulator; protein product: MPKNTFFRLDETRREEISNSAMQLFVDNLYEDITMKMVLDSLSMHPGTFYRYFEDKDDLYCHLIRNVTQKRAAYFSNSDEDSLYSYFLTGLFGNVNGMVTEPLNELEIKLTKTFSYIPEDILLKVYVNVLKGESFPMIKDILRRMRVDGYLRPDVDDDLISFMFESMQLNLILFFREFDIKDSELQHKISKYFAEFMGHGLLEDHKYSEMVSDLKGERK
- a CDS encoding choline esterase, producing MKTYDAFPEPIGGYTVGRTQMDLEYTASDYSKREPTAFVYYPSESSEGKTTSTYMFPEVYEMFNEQPLVTALKDVFSIDIKTQCYDDLALSGKEKRYPVLFYVCGGGGSPEWGTVLCTDLASMGYVVVSIGHQNSTMYKRKDGRLFNVSKDFSDVLTAFGEDPEMLALAGKMEMRPDDGTAIEMCRNVLALPILSKITEYSESQAEDVRYVADYLYKLDSGELNSIFKGRLLLDIGMGIVGHSYGGPTTAMVCRDDERFACGIGLDSGAFGLLDSDLKKPFLLLFCEPNYNMNAIIGANNSMETYYFSVDRVAHLDYCDIVFTSVNEEHRGERDAMEMRNIVTDYAKNFFDHYILQKATSVESLAYDGVELIKKTSNK